tgttttccttttctttttctaaaaacttCTATGCTAatcttaaacttaaaagctaaaactaaaaactaaaactaaaagtaaataagaataaatagcaaatgaaataggtcaactaaaagggcgaaaatgaataaaactaaaatatcataacaactaaaagtgcaaaacacacaataacgaactaaaatgcaagcaatctaaaatgaaaatcatgaaatagatgctacataaaattattcaaaatttggtgtctacagtttgcccctctttgtctgagttttgaaaaaacttgagacaaagaagtagacaccaaatacttacctgtgttattgggctgcaaaagattccaacgaacaggaattctaacacgggactgacccgaacatgaaaattaaaaaacgggacttgacccgaacagaatttaaaacgggactgacccgaacagaaattaaacgggactgacccgaacagaaattaaacgggactgacccgaacaggaaaaataaaatgggatagacccagatagaaaatgtaaaatgggatagacccacgggatagacccgaacagaaaatgtaaaatgggatagacccagatagaaaaatgtaaaatgaagaactgtataagacttgtttgaaaaaattatctaaaaatttgccccagtgtgatgaattggtcggTGGGATAacatctgagcctgacggggtgtggacggtcagcgggatagaacccggtcctgccgaaataagcggtcagcgggataaaacccggtcctgccgaaataagcggtcagcgggcgggataaaacccggtcctgccgtaataaacggtcagcgggataaaacccggtcctgccgtggttgcgggataaaacccggtcccttGGTAAGCTGGGTCAGCGGGATAAACCTGGAATAGCGGTCAGCGGATCATAACCGCGAGTCTCTGTCTGCGTATTGGCGGGTGAACCGGTCCCAATttataaaagcggtcagcgggattataccggtcctgccgagattgcgggatgaaacccggtcccaatttgataaaagcggtcagcgggattaaaccggTCCTGCCGACGGAAATTACTCTGACCAACATCCGGTCCTGCCAGTTCATTGGATTCCCAATTTGGATAAAAGAAGCGGGAAATCCTTCGGTCCTGCGTCATTGGGGAtcaaacccggtcccaatttcaAATATTGTGTCACCGATCTTCTGATCTGTTTTTAGGGTATTATTGCTTTTCTCGAAATTTTGATTCAGTCCCTTTTCTTCAGCTCAAACCATGCATATTGAATTCTTGAATGACATCTCATAGCTCCAAATTCGCCCCGATTTCGTTATTTGAAACGAACATGGACCtacaaaagaaataaacaaataatgCCACCGCCATCCGATCAATTCCTCcttcaagaaatgtgtaaacatgagtacttcGATGTTTTGCCCTTGATATTCCGAATCTCAACTTTGCTCTGCGATCTAATCAAATTCCATTGACTTCGCACGCTAATAAGGCCCTTAGTATCCagggattttcaataaatcagGGGGATTGCCATCTAATGAACCCAAAGAGATAAATAAAAGTATGAAACTCATGAAAGAATATTTTATTTACACAACAACATGATAAAAACTTCTGTAACATGAAAACAatcatttattttgaaagaaaatttattttaaagcaATGAATCTATGAATTTGACAATTTATGCTTGAGAAACCAAAGTGTTCCGACTTCAAATAAAAATGCCACGTTTGACCCTTTAGATATCATCCGCCTGGAGTTCAATGTCGGCAACAGGAAAAATCGCCATGCGAGGAGGAATCCCAAATGAACCGAATCACCAGCTTTCTAAACCCAACCTCACTTTTCCTCATGAAATTCTACCTTAGCGCCCTCTCAGGTTTTCACTAAGGCTACTtccactttctttcttttcattttttcttttttccttttttcctctttttctttcttttttcccaaaagTGCCCCTTTTCGAATTCCCACCTGATGAACAAATCTTGCCAATAGCCTTTATCAActcaaaaaatgtgttttaAGAAATAATGGCATCAGTGCGACAACCCTTCCCTTACAAAATAAGTGAAAGCGTACTGACCTCATTTGCCATGTGCCTTAGAAAATTTCCTTAAAAGAGGTGATGTCAAAGAACGGAAACCAGGActttttggcttttgtaatggggtctggtgaggtgcttagaaaagttaaggcttgaaagcggatttttCAAAGTGGTTTAAATGACCTGAGATCGCATTATTGCAAACCcccttttttagggttaaaccaAATTCGCCCCAGTTATTCTCAATTTGaggctctctttttccttttttgattgatttttcctttgGCTTTTTGCCATTCCTTTGAACTTtttgaaaatttgccccagtttatgttTGACCGaggttctttcttttctgtcttTTGCTTTCTGTTGTTTTAGCACTTTTCACCTCTTGggtcttttctttcctttttcaactcaaacttgccccagtgtggggtttgcgattctcaggggttgccaaacgaaatattttattctgaaggctcaaaagggataactaagGATAAAATGTctcaaagggaaaagaagagggcctgacttttattccgttcttTGCATTAACCcttgaaaggaaactttcgtttttcagatgaagaatttcttacacatatccGAATTGATCGGCTGAGGGAAAATTTGCCCACTCCACTTCACGTGAGAACTAGTACTCTGCCATGCGACACCTTCTTGATGGTAAAAGAACCTTGCTCATTCACGGTGAAacctctcctttttcttttctcttctttctttttctttctcataCCGACACAAATTACCTCAatgctttatttctttgggccATTCTCTTTTGATAGCACTGACAATAGCAAATGGCATTCAGATGTTTCTTATCAAGTGACTATTGAAATCGTCATCCCCATTTCAGCTTGAGTTTCTCTTTATACCATTTGTGTTCCTTTGAAACATTCACTGATGTCTTTTTGCTATTCCCCTCATTTTGAAATCAAACTTCGgaacagtgatatccaaagaGTCAGAGGATTTTATTCTCGGCCATCTGAAAAGAATGGGTAAGTAATACAGTATATATGAAACTGTGtattttcaaaagaatgacaAAACGTCATAAGGACAAAAAACACGCTatttaatcataaaaatttgcATTAAAAAGACGTTGGAGttaaaactatttacaaaaatgaaaatgcaacaTGAACAATGCAAAATGATTTCTCCCATAATTCATAATCAGTGGCAATcccctagatttaccaaaattcccttCAGAAGGGAATGTAACTTGCAATCCACTTTTAGATAACTTCCAAGCGCGAAAAGGCTTCTGGATTATTCCATTCTCCCTCACAGTGTACTTGATATATTTCTCAAAACTCTTCATCAGTGATAATAGTCTCTGCAGTATCTTTGTACGCAGGAAAAGGGTTTTTGCTAACACTTGGGCCTTGTTCTCCTCTCCCTCTCAAAATTATGTCtccggcctcaatcatgtcttggattttatgtttaagaaCCCAACAATTGGCAGTAGAATGtccaggagctccagaatgataggcacaaaaaAATTGGGGATCATAACTGGGGGGAACTCCTTTAGTATAAACTTTGGGAGGTATTGCACCAATTTTCCCCGCGGCCTCGAGCTGCTCATATAGTTGATCAAGGGGCCGACCTAgattggtaaaagttctatatcGGGCCGGGTCTTGGGTGCCAGTGGCTTGATGATAGTTGTAGTTCGGGTTGACGGGTAAAGTGGATTTTGGATGATAAGGAGGGCGAGGTCTGGTTTGAAAGTTAGGTGGAAAAGTATGATATGGTGTAGTGGGTATATTTGGGTAATTTGGCCGAGGTCGAGGATGGTTAATAGTGGTATGATAAGCAGGTTGAAGGTATGGTCGGTGTGGATAATGAGGTGAATAGGTGGGAGATTGCTGGAATCTAGGTCGGAAAGCAGGGCCTCGACTCGAGACAAACGAAGCTTCctcttctctctttttgaaCTGGGATTTCTTGTTATTGCTATCTTGACTTTGCATTGCTTCCACTTGTGACTTCAAAGCTAAAACATTAACAATTTTCCCTGCTTTTATAAACTCGtcatattcttccaatttaTTGACAATCTCTGCAAAGGAACACCCAGTCATtcgaaaaatttcctcaaaataGGGCGGGTCATGAGCTTTGATGAACGTGCGAATAATCTCATTTTCATTCATGGGAGGCTCTACTTTGGCAGCCAATTTTCTCCATCTTTTTGCATACGTCTTGTGGTCCTCCGATGGCTTCCTTTTGGTTCCCTCAAGTGTGGACCTCGTTGGAGCAAGCTCGCAATTGTATTCATACTGCCTCATAAAAGCGGTTGACAAATCCATCCAAGATTTCATATCCTCAGGCTTCAAATTGGAGTACCAATCCAACGCGTCACCTTCTAGACTCTCGGGAAATAGGCGCACAGGTAGATTCTCATCATCTATCGGCTTCCCTAGCTTGTTTGCAAACATCCGAAGGTGTGTTTTGGGATTGCCATTTCCATCGTACTTGCTAAATTTGGGCGCTTTGAAACCCATCGGCAATTGCATATCCGGAAACAAGCATAGTTCGCTGTAGTCTAGACCTCCTTGCTTGCTCACACCTTGGCTTTTCCTTATAAACTCCTCAAATCGATCTAATCTCTTTAGCAAGTTCTTGTCCATCGGTACAGATGACTCCCCAACTTCAACTTTTCCTTGAGCGGCGGTATTGAGGATGAATGGCTCAGCGGTGGGATAATAATGAGGTCCCTGTGATTCGAATGGCATGCTCATAGTAATTGGCGGATAATTTTGGGGAATTTGGACATGAGGAGGGTTAATTTGGATGTTGGGTGCATAAATAGGTGGTGGGCCATGAGTGGGATATGTAAAGGCTTCTTCAGGTGGATTCATAGCTTGTGAAGTAACAGAGATTTGAGCATAAGGTAAAAGTATTGGTTCAGATTGGGCCAGGGGTAAGGATTCATGTTGCTGCTCACCGCTAGCCCCTCCAGTGACCAATTGATCGATTACGCGCCGTTGGGTCATCATTTCAACGCTCAGCTCATTAAATCGGCTGAAAACTTCACTCAGTTGAGCTCCCAGATTCGCCAAGTCAAACGGTGATGTGGTTGCAGGCCTATCAGATGACTCTGGATgggtactcatgtttacactatCTCTTGAAGCTCGGCTACGTGATCGAGTGATAACGGGG
The nucleotide sequence above comes from Coffea eugenioides isolate CCC68of unplaced genomic scaffold, Ceug_1.0 ScVebR1_2947;HRSCAF=4072, whole genome shotgun sequence. Encoded proteins:
- the LOC113757312 gene encoding uncharacterized protein LOC113757312, with the protein product MSTHPESSDRPATTSPFDLANLGAQLSEVFSRFNELSVEMMTQRRVIDQLVTGGASGEQQHESLPLAQSEPILLPYAQISVTSQAMNPPEEAFTYPTHGPPPIYAPNIQINPPHVQIPQNYPPITMSMPFESQGPHYYPTAEPFILNTAAQGKVEVGESSVPMDKNLLKRLDRFEEFIRKSQGVSKQGGLDYSELCLFPDMQLPMGFKAPKFSKYDGNGNPKTHLRMFANKLGKPIDDENLPVRLFPESLEGDALDWYSNLKPEDMKSWMDLSTAFMRQYEYNCELAPTRSTLEGTKRKPSEDHKTYAKRWRKLAAKVEPPMNENEIIRTFIKAHDPPYFEEIFRMTGCSFAEIVNKLEEYDEFIKAGKIVNVLALKSQVEAMQSQDSNNKKSQFKKREEEASFVSSRGPAFRPRFQQSPTYSPHYPHRPYLQPAYHTTINHPRPRPNYPNIPTTPYHTFPPNFQTRPRPPYHPKSTLPVNPNYNYHQATGTQDPARYRTFTNLGRPLDQLYEQLEAAGKIGAIPPKVYTKGVPPSYDPQFFCAYHSGAPGHSTANCWVLKHKIQDMIEAGDIILRGRGEQGPSVSKNPFPAYKDTAETIITDEEF